The nucleotide sequence CGCATCTCAGGCAGGGTCCCGCGGATACCGGTAAATTAGATATTCCTTTATTGATTTTCCAATTTTCCTGTACTACAATCCATTCCAGAAATTCTCCGAACCGTCAGCCTAAGGATCATCTCTGATCTATGGTGATCGGTCGCGGACAGCTGTATGGCTGTCCAAGGGCCGGCAGAGAAATTTGCCGACCTCCCGAAATTTGGAAAGGAGTTCCCTAATGAAAAAGGCAATGACTCTTGCCGCTGTGTTGTTTGTAGTGTGTTCCATGACCCTCTTCGCAGGCGGCGTCTCTGAAAGCCCCCAATCCCCAAACGACACTGAACAGGCACCCGCCCCGGACAAGCCCAGGGTAAAGCTTGCGACTACCACCAGTACCGACAACAGCGGTCTTTTGGGCTACCTGCTGCCTGAATTCACCAAAGACACCGGGTACATCGTGGATGTTATCGCAGTCGGAACCGGTGCGGCCCTGGGACTTGGTGAGAAGGGTGACGTTGATGTTGTATTTGTCCATGCCAGGGCCAAGGAAGATGAGTTCGTCGATGCTGGTTACGGCGTCAACCGGAAGGACGTAATGTACAACGATTTTGTAATCCTGGGGCCCGAGGATGATCCTGCAGGAATCGGCAAGGCCGCCGACGCTGCCGGGGCGATAAAGCTGATTGCAGAAGCTAAAGTTGATTTTGTATCCCGGGGAGACAATTCCGGCACCCATTTCAAGGAGCTCAGCCTCTGGGACACCGCAGGAATTACCCCAGAAGGTGCCTGGTACAAGGAAGCCGGACAGGGCATGGGAGCCGTTATAACCATGACCAACGATCTGCAGGGCTACACCATGGCCGACCGGGGGACCTTTATTTCCATGAAGGATTCCATCGATCTGGTGGTTTGCTTCGACGGGGAGGCATCTCTTTTTAATCCCTATGGAATAATCGCGGTCAATCCGGAGCTTCACTCCCATGTAAACTACGAAGGCGCCATGGCCTTGGTCGACTGGATTGTAAGCGACAAGGGACAGAAGCTCATTGGGGATTTTAAGAAGGGCGGGGAACAGCTTTTTTATCCCGACGCCCGCTAAAATGATCTAAAAAGGGAGTACCATGGGTTCCATTTTTGCGGAGGCTTTCCGCTTGATCGTATCCGGCGACAGGGAGGTTTATTTTATTGCATTTACCTCCCTGCGTCTGGCTACGGCTTCCACGCTTATTGCCTCTCTGGCGGGTATCCCCCTGGGAATAACCCTGCATTTCGGCAGGCTCCCCTTTAAACGGCCGATAATCTCCGTGCTCAGCGCCCTTATGGCGGTGCCCACCGTGGTTATCGGCCTTCTGGTTTTCTCCCTTATTTCCCGTTCCGGTCCCCTGGGAGGATTGAATCTGCTCTTTACCCCCGGTGCTGTCGTTACAGGTCAGGTTTTCCTTGTGCTTCCGATCCTGACCTCCCTGGTTTATTCGGGTCTTTCCAGGATGGATCCCCGCTTTCATGAGACCCTGATAACCCTGGGTGCCCGCCGGGGAGACGTACTCAAGGCCTCTATTATTGAGGCCCGGTTTATTATTATCTCCGCAATCCTGGCAGGATTCGGCAGGGTTGTCGGAGAGGTAGGGGTCTCCATGATGCTGGGCGGAAACATACGCTGGTATACCCGCACCATGACCACCAGCATTGCCCTGGAGACCAGTAAGGGGCAGTTCGAACTGGGAATCTCCCTGGGACTGATCCTGCTGGCCATTGCCCTTGCCATCAATATTCTGACCCACAGCCTGGTTAAGAACGATGTCTGAGAACACCATTTTTCGTGTAGAAAACCTTGAATTCGGATACGGCGGACCTCCGGTCCTGACTGTGGGAGAACTGGAATTTGAGAAGAACAGAATTCATGTGCTCCTGGGGCCAAACGGCTCCGGAAAAACAAGTCTGCTGAAACTTCTCAATCGTTTGCTGTATGCGCAAAAGGGAAACATTTTACTCGAGGGCAAAGATATTGGTGAGAACCGTGCCGTGAGGGAAGAGACGGTCTATCTGCATCAGAATCCGCTGCTGTTTTCCGGTATGGTTTATAATAACATTGCCTACGGACTCAAGATCCGCAAGATGCCGAAGGTGCAGATTGCCGAAAGGGTAAACGAAGCTCTGACTGTGGCTGGCCTTGAAGGCTTTGAAAAACGCCGGCACAATGCCCTCTCCGGCGGGGAGATTCAGCGTGTTGCCATTGCCCGGGCCCTGGTCCTGCGGCCCAAGGTCATTCTTTTCGATGAACCCACATCCAGTATCGATCTGGAAAACGTACGCCGCTTTGAGAAACTTTTGCCCTCCATCCGTGATCGATACGGGACCACCATTATTGTGAGCACCCACAACCTTCCTTTTGCTTACCGTATCTGCGACAGGTTGGTGCATCTGGACGAGGGAAAGGTAGTCCCAACAGGAGAAAATATCCTGTCCGGTTCCATGGTCTCCGGCGAAAGGGATGAACGGCTGTTTGAATGTGGTGGAGTACGCATCCATTGCCCTGACATGGACGGTGATTTTGTAAAAGCCGTCGTTGACCATGACAGAATTGTCCTTTCCCGTGAAACCCTCCATTCCTCGGCACGCAATAATTTCGCGGCAGAGGTAAAAGCGGTTACACCCATGCAGATCAGGGGACAGGCGCACCCGCTTATGGACGTAACTCTGGCTGTGAAGGATCTTCGGCTCACCTCGCGTATTACCGAACAGTCATGCAAGGAACTTGGCCTGGACACTGGAAGCATGGTGTTTGCTTCGTTTAAAGCCTCCACTGTACGTTTGTATTAAAAAGGAAACTCCTCGAGCTCCTCTTCGGGCGGCTCCCCCGGTTCGTCTGACTCCGGGGCAGGAGGTTTCTCCTTACGTATGCGGTGTTCCCGGTGTCCGCTTACGTAAATAGCCTTGTCTCCTTCCACGGGGCAGGCGTGTTCACAACTGCCGCAGCCGGAGCAGAAGGCGCTGTCCGTTAAGGTCTGGGTTAATTCTCCCTGGTAAGGGGCCATACACACGGCTCCGGTAGGGCCAGGCCGCGGCGCAGTCAAAACAGAGGACACAGCGGTCTGCCGCGATTACCTGCTTTTCAAGGTCGATGCAGCTTTCTATGCTGAGCCGCATGCTGAAACGGGGGCGCATGCTTAAGACCCGCAGCATAAAGCCCGCGGGGCAGAGACGGTTACAGTACCAGCGACCCCAGCGGACTGTGAGAAACATCAGTACAATCAGGAATATCAGGCTGAAAAACACTGCTCTGAGCTCTCCGCGGAAGGGGACGGGGGCAAGGTAGATTTCGAAGCTCTTTAAAGCTTCCACGAACCCCGAGCTTCCAAAAGCTGTTATGGGGACAAAAACGTCCCGGTGTATTCTGCCCCAGAAGGCATAGGGTTCCAGCAGGCTGCGCAGTTTTCCCCGTGATATGCGGCGGGAGAGAAAGAGCATAAGGTCCTGTAAGATTCCCAAAGGACAGAGAACTGAGCAGTATACCCGCCCAAGTAC is from Marispirochaeta sp. and encodes:
- a CDS encoding substrate-binding domain-containing protein; translated protein: MKKAMTLAAVLFVVCSMTLFAGGVSESPQSPNDTEQAPAPDKPRVKLATTTSTDNSGLLGYLLPEFTKDTGYIVDVIAVGTGAALGLGEKGDVDVVFVHARAKEDEFVDAGYGVNRKDVMYNDFVILGPEDDPAGIGKAADAAGAIKLIAEAKVDFVSRGDNSGTHFKELSLWDTAGITPEGAWYKEAGQGMGAVITMTNDLQGYTMADRGTFISMKDSIDLVVCFDGEASLFNPYGIIAVNPELHSHVNYEGAMALVDWIVSDKGQKLIGDFKKGGEQLFYPDAR
- a CDS encoding ABC transporter permease, with amino-acid sequence MGSIFAEAFRLIVSGDREVYFIAFTSLRLATASTLIASLAGIPLGITLHFGRLPFKRPIISVLSALMAVPTVVIGLLVFSLISRSGPLGGLNLLFTPGAVVTGQVFLVLPILTSLVYSGLSRMDPRFHETLITLGARRGDVLKASIIEARFIIISAILAGFGRVVGEVGVSMMLGGNIRWYTRTMTTSIALETSKGQFELGISLGLILLAIALAINILTHSLVKNDV
- a CDS encoding ATP-binding cassette domain-containing protein encodes the protein MSENTIFRVENLEFGYGGPPVLTVGELEFEKNRIHVLLGPNGSGKTSLLKLLNRLLYAQKGNILLEGKDIGENRAVREETVYLHQNPLLFSGMVYNNIAYGLKIRKMPKVQIAERVNEALTVAGLEGFEKRRHNALSGGEIQRVAIARALVLRPKVILFDEPTSSIDLENVRRFEKLLPSIRDRYGTTIIVSTHNLPFAYRICDRLVHLDEGKVVPTGENILSGSMVSGERDERLFECGGVRIHCPDMDGDFVKAVVDHDRIVLSRETLHSSARNNFAAEVKAVTPMQIRGQAHPLMDVTLAVKDLRLTSRITEQSCKELGLDTGSMVFASFKASTVRLY
- a CDS encoding 4Fe-4S binding protein; its protein translation is MAPYQGELTQTLTDSAFCSGCGSCEHACPVEGDKAIYVSGHREHRIRKEKPPAPESDEPGEPPEEELEEFPF
- a CDS encoding 4Fe-4S binding protein — protein: MKQRRAAGIYPALQKGRALVAVFVLAGFTAGLSLSGLVFDGLLNLLVSMQFVPALLRLLLSGGALAVSALIPMLLVSALPLVLGRVYCSVLCPLGILQDLMLFLSRRISRGKLRSLLEPYAFWGRIHRDVFVPITAFGSSGFVEALKSFEIYLAPVPFRGELRAVFFSLIFLIVLMFLTVRWGRWYCNRLCPAGFMLRVLSMRPRFSMRLSIESCIDLEKQVIAADRCVLCFDCAAAWPYRSRVYGPLPGRINPDLNGQRLLLRLRQL